In Streptococcus respiraculi, one DNA window encodes the following:
- a CDS encoding ABC-F family ATP-binding cassette domain-containing protein, with the protein MSDFIVEQLSKSVGDKTVFSAISFIIHQYDRIGIIGVNGTGKTTLLDVLSGKLGFDGDVSPFRTKNDYTIAYLTQEPEFEDDKTVLDTVLSSDLREIELIRQYEHLVADYSEQNQTRLEKVMTEMDALNAWEIEHQIKTVLSKLGLNDTNQRVGDLSGGLRRRVQLAQVLLGDDDLLLLDEPTNHLDIETIEWLTTFLKQAKKTVLFITHDRYFLDNVATRIFELDRASLTEYQGNYQDYVRLKAEQDERDAALRHKKEQLYKQELDWMRRQPQARATKQQARINRFHDLKSDLAHKSDDSNLEINFETSRIGKKVIEFKQVDFAYPTKTILSHFDLLVQNKDRIGIVGDNGRGKSTLLNLIAGQIQPTGGQLIVGETIRVGYFSQQNQGLDENKRVISFLQEVAEEAETNSGMVSIAELLEQFLFPRNTHGTLIQKLSGGEKKRLYLLKILLERPNVLLLDEPTNDLDIATLTVLEHFLQGFAGPVITVSHDRYFLDKVATKILAFEEEGVRTFFGNYTDYLDEKAFLASAAATATTPVKEKQEKVRDKQKRMSYFEKQEWATIEEDIATLEESIAEIEAAMQTCGSDFTRLSDLQKELDAQNEALLEKYERYEYLSELSEG; encoded by the coding sequence ATGAGTGATTTTATCGTTGAACAACTAAGCAAGTCAGTCGGAGATAAGACTGTCTTTTCAGCTATTTCCTTTATCATTCATCAATACGACCGTATCGGGATTATCGGGGTCAATGGAACAGGGAAAACAACACTACTGGATGTCTTGTCTGGTAAGCTGGGGTTTGATGGTGATGTGTCTCCTTTTCGGACGAAAAATGACTATACGATTGCCTATTTGACTCAAGAGCCTGAGTTTGAGGATGACAAGACGGTTTTAGATACAGTTTTGTCATCAGACTTGCGGGAAATCGAGCTCATCCGTCAGTACGAGCACCTCGTCGCAGATTATAGCGAGCAAAACCAAACAAGATTAGAGAAGGTCATGACAGAAATGGATGCTCTCAATGCTTGGGAAATTGAGCATCAAATTAAGACTGTTTTGTCAAAACTTGGCTTGAACGATACCAACCAACGTGTGGGAGATTTGTCAGGTGGCTTACGACGCCGAGTTCAGTTGGCACAAGTCTTATTAGGAGATGATGATTTACTGCTCTTAGATGAGCCGACCAACCACCTCGATATTGAGACCATTGAGTGGCTGACGACTTTTTTGAAACAGGCTAAAAAGACAGTTCTTTTCATCACCCATGACCGCTATTTCTTGGATAATGTGGCAACCCGCATTTTTGAACTAGACCGCGCTAGCCTAACCGAGTATCAAGGAAATTATCAGGACTATGTTCGCTTGAAAGCCGAGCAGGACGAGCGTGATGCGGCTTTGCGTCACAAAAAAGAACAGTTGTATAAGCAGGAATTGGACTGGATGCGCAGGCAGCCTCAGGCACGAGCAACCAAGCAACAGGCACGGATTAATCGCTTCCATGATTTGAAGTCGGACTTGGCTCATAAGAGTGATGACAGTAATCTGGAAATCAATTTTGAAACCAGCCGTATCGGAAAAAAAGTCATCGAGTTCAAGCAGGTGGATTTTGCCTATCCGACTAAGACGATTTTAAGCCACTTTGATTTGCTGGTTCAAAACAAAGATCGAATTGGGATTGTCGGCGATAACGGAAGAGGCAAGTCTACGTTACTCAATCTGATTGCAGGTCAAATACAGCCTACAGGCGGTCAATTGATTGTAGGAGAGACCATTCGCGTCGGCTATTTCTCCCAGCAGAACCAAGGATTGGATGAAAATAAGCGGGTCATCAGCTTCCTTCAAGAAGTGGCAGAAGAAGCTGAAACCAACTCAGGCATGGTCTCGATTGCAGAACTCTTGGAGCAGTTTCTCTTTCCACGCAACACCCATGGAACACTGATTCAAAAGCTGTCTGGCGGTGAGAAAAAACGGCTCTATCTCTTAAAAATCTTGTTAGAACGACCGAATGTCTTATTACTTGATGAGCCGACCAATGACCTTGACATTGCGACCTTGACCGTCTTGGAGCATTTTCTTCAAGGCTTTGCGGGTCCCGTCATCACGGTCAGCCACGATCGGTATTTCCTAGATAAGGTAGCAACCAAAATCTTAGCCTTTGAAGAGGAGGGGGTTCGGACCTTTTTTGGAAATTATACGGATTATCTGGATGAAAAAGCCTTTCTAGCTTCTGCAGCAGCAACTGCAACGACTCCTGTAAAAGAAAAGCAGGAAAAGGTGCGTGATAAACAAAAACGCATGTCCTACTTTGAAAAGCAGGAATGGGCGACTATTGAAGAGGATATTGCTACCTTGGAAGAAAGCATAGCAGAAATCGAGGCAGCCATGCAGACCTGTGGTAGTGACTTTACACGGCTATCAGACTTGCAAAAGGAATTAGATGCGCAAAATGAAGCCCTACTTGAAAAATATGAACGCTATGAGTACCTCAGTGAATTGAGTGAAGGTTAG